The nucleotide window GTTCGAGGGTGAACTGGCCACTCTTCGGGATATTCTGAGGCCGCTTGATAATGATGTGGAGATTGACCACAGAATTAGGAATTTTACCGGGCGGGAGTGGGTATTTGAAGCTTTTCGCAACTGGCTGGAACATGATTCATCCAGGGTTTATTGGATACAGGGGAAAACAGGGGTGGGGAAAACAGCCCTGGCCGCTAAACTGTGCCACCAGGAGCCATCAGTGGTTGGGGCTCATTTCTGTAAATATAATGACAGCACCAGGTCTGACCCTAAACGGGCCATATGTTCCCTGGCCTACACCCTTGCTACACAGGTGCCGGGATATATGCAGAGACTGATAGAAGACAAAGAGTCAAAAAAAATTGACGAAATGAATCCAGCAGCCCTATTTACATACCTGTTGGTGGAAAAACTGAATAAAGTAATTCCGCCCCGGGGACGAAAAGTCCTCGTAATTGATGCTCTTGACGAGTCAGAGATGCAGAGCCAGAACGGTTTGGCAGACATATTGGCTTCCCAGGGTGAAACTCTGCCCAAATGGCTGGGGATAGTAATTACCAGCAGGCCGGAATCCCGGCTGCTGAGGGTTTTTTCAGGTTTGCGCACGCCACTGATAATGGAATATGATGATGCCAGAAACATTAGGGACATAAGGGAGTTTCTAAACAAAAAACTAACTGCATTCGGGGATGCAGCCCAGGTCCCGGGAGCGGTTGATAAGCTGGTGAGTAAAAGCCAGGGGAATTTCCGGTATATTGAGACGGTATTGAAGGAATTTGAGAAAGGCACCATGGATTTGACCAGGGTTGATGAATACCCCGAAGGATTAAACGGGGTATATACACTCTTGTTTGAGAGGCAGTTTCCTGACATTGAGAAATATGCAGGAAATCACCGGAGATTGTTTGAACTGATTGCAGCTACTGTGGAACCACTGGAAACCAAAATGGTTGAGAAAATACTGGGCAGGGATTATGAGGTCGATAAAACAGTGCTGTCCCTGGGGTCCCTGTTTGATTCAAGCAAAGGCAGAATTGAGCCCTTTCATAAAAGTGTTATCGAGTGGCTTATGGATCTTTATAAGAGCGGTGAATACAGGGTAAGAGTAAATAAGGGACACGAAGCTCTGGCCAGGCATGGGTTAAAAGAATACCAAAGGGGCCTGAAAAAAATGTCCCCCTATCTGAGGGACCACCTGCCGGTTCATCTGGAACGCCTGATAGATGAGGCTATTGAAGACGGGGATATTGACATGGAACATTTTAGCCATATGGAAGAAGTGTGCCGCAATCTTGCTGATAATGCATATAAAAGGAAACGTTATTCTATTGCTGGGCAGGGTTATGCTGTTGCATTAAGGGCGGGTCAGGAATTGCTAAAAAATGAGTCAGGGAATGTCGGACATTTGAAGCTTGTCTTAGAGACCGCTTATTGTGCGGGTAGGTGCTGGAAGGCTTACGGCAGCTTAAGTGGTGCTTTACCTTACTATCATGAGGCTGAAGACATATTGAAAAAACTGTGTGAAATGGAACCTGAAAACAAAGATTATTTGAAAAGTTATTCAAAAAACTGTACAGAATTAGGTGATATCTATCGTTCTTTGGGTAACCGGGTGAAAGCCCAGAAATATTACGAGAAATCGCTGGCTATTGATGAGGCCCTGGTTGAGCTAGACCCTGACAGTGCGGAATATAGG belongs to Phosphitispora fastidiosa and includes:
- a CDS encoding TIR domain-containing protein, which codes for MNIFLSYGHDEYSKLARRIKADLEVEGYHVWYDEEKIKNTHDWEISIEKGITLSDWVVVLMTPHSMRRPDGYCLDELSFARFQGKPIAPLMAQNVVPPLCIARLQWLDMQRCFDQNTGEINEPVYAEKYQAILKAVRGEFQLGFEGELATLRDILRPLDNDVEIDHRIRNFTGREWVFEAFRNWLEHDSSRVYWIQGKTGVGKTALAAKLCHQEPSVVGAHFCKYNDSTRSDPKRAICSLAYTLATQVPGYMQRLIEDKESKKIDEMNPAALFTYLLVEKLNKVIPPRGRKVLVIDALDESEMQSQNGLADILASQGETLPKWLGIVITSRPESRLLRVFSGLRTPLIMEYDDARNIRDIREFLNKKLTAFGDAAQVPGAVDKLVSKSQGNFRYIETVLKEFEKGTMDLTRVDEYPEGLNGVYTLLFERQFPDIEKYAGNHRRLFELIAATVEPLETKMVEKILGRDYEVDKTVLSLGSLFDSSKGRIEPFHKSVIEWLMDLYKSGEYRVRVNKGHEALARHGLKEYQRGLKKMSPYLRDHLPVHLERLIDEAIEDGDIDMEHFSHMEEVCRNLADNAYKRKRYSIAGQGYAVALRAGQELLKNESGNVGHLKLVLETAYCAGRCWKAYGSLSGALPYYHEAEDILKKLCEMEPENKDYLKSYSKNCTELGDIYRSLGNRVKAQKYYEKSLAIDEALVELDPDSAEYRRGVSVSYERLGDYHESQGNGAKALEYYQKSLAIDETLVELDPDSADYRRDLSVSYNKLGDYHKSQGNGAKALEYYEKS